In Desulfatirhabdium butyrativorans DSM 18734, one genomic interval encodes:
- a CDS encoding P-II family nitrogen regulator: MQQITAIIRPEKLVEVRSALSNKGYPGISITRIEGHGKQKGLTQQFRGGVYTIELIPKIKIDIVVRDEDVKGLVTTIMDAAKTGETGDGKIFVSPMTQVFRIRTGERDESAL, encoded by the coding sequence ATGCAGCAAATCACAGCCATCATACGACCCGAAAAATTGGTTGAAGTCCGAAGCGCACTCAGCAACAAAGGCTATCCGGGAATCAGCATCACCCGAATCGAAGGTCATGGAAAACAAAAAGGCCTTACCCAGCAATTCCGTGGCGGGGTCTATACCATCGAGCTCATTCCGAAAATCAAGATCGATATTGTCGTCAGGGACGAGGATGTCAAGGGACTGGTAACGACCATTATGGATGCCGCAAAAACAGGTGAAACCGGGGACGGAAAAATCTTCGTTTCCCCGATGACCCAGGTATTCCGGATTCGAACGGGAGAGCGGGACGAATCCGCCCTCTGA